In the genome of Vibrio sp. 16, one region contains:
- a CDS encoding Na+/H+ antiporter subunit C, with protein MEILWSLVVGVFVAAGVYLMLERHILRLLFGLILLSSAVNIAIFTAGRLTPGQPPLIEANSVLPPEGAANPLPQALILTAIVIGFGLLVFALMLFYRAYSEAGSADVDAMRRSEEDE; from the coding sequence ATGGAAATACTATGGAGTCTCGTGGTCGGTGTGTTTGTTGCTGCTGGTGTCTATCTCATGCTTGAACGACACATCTTACGCTTACTATTCGGTTTGATCTTGTTGAGCAGTGCGGTGAACATCGCGATTTTCACTGCCGGACGTTTAACCCCCGGACAACCGCCATTGATTGAGGCAAATTCAGTGTTGCCACCAGAAGGTGCTGCAAACCCGCTTCCTCAAGCATTAATTCTGACTGCCATTGTGATTGGCTTTGGCTTGTTGGTGTTCGCATTAATGCTGTTTTACCGCGCATATTCAGAAGCGGGCTCGGCTGATGTGGATGCAATGCGACGTTCTGAGGAGGATGAATGA
- a CDS encoding proton-conducting transporter membrane subunit — protein MTTIWLTLPVVVSLLTAVAIFCAKRNKALVDAISGTSALATLVIAALLTHDVINGGPQAVAFGQWAAPFGIVFVADYLAVAMVMVTAIIGVVSVFYAMGDLQEKASYGTFHALMHVLLAGVYGAFLTGDIFNLYVWFEVMLIASFGLMILDGSKQQVDGAVKYVLLNLISTLVFLLAIGLLYGAAGTLNLADLHAKAALVPSDTKTLLAVLFLFAFAIKAALFPVFAWLPASYHTLPSAVVALFAALLTKVGVYALIRVFTLIFPLSESGWQPTLMWVAGLTMLTGVLGAASQYDIKKILSFHIISQIGYMIMGLAIYTPLAIAGAIFYIVHHIIVKANLFLIGGFIECKYGSGNLGQLGGVYKAMPWLAFLFLIPAFSLAGFPPLSGFWGKFLVIKSSLQTELYWLAGAALLVGLLTVFSMTKIWNEVFWKKPLQTLKAQPMNKYTKGLYCVPIATLTTLSLIIGLAAEPFYQFAELAAEQLIEPQAYVKAVLGESALADSAIFDSEIAARVALNASGGSQ, from the coding sequence ATGACGACGATTTGGTTGACGTTACCCGTAGTTGTTTCACTTCTTACCGCAGTCGCCATCTTCTGCGCGAAGCGTAACAAAGCGCTGGTGGATGCGATAAGTGGCACAAGTGCATTGGCAACCTTGGTGATTGCAGCATTGTTGACGCACGATGTCATCAACGGTGGTCCACAAGCAGTGGCGTTTGGTCAATGGGCTGCGCCATTTGGCATTGTTTTTGTGGCGGATTATCTTGCCGTTGCCATGGTGATGGTGACGGCCATTATTGGTGTAGTGAGTGTGTTCTACGCCATGGGCGATCTGCAAGAAAAGGCGTCTTACGGCACGTTTCATGCGCTAATGCATGTCTTGTTGGCCGGCGTGTATGGCGCGTTTCTTACTGGCGACATTTTCAACCTCTACGTGTGGTTCGAGGTGATGTTGATAGCATCTTTTGGTTTGATGATCTTGGACGGATCAAAGCAACAAGTGGATGGAGCAGTGAAGTACGTGCTGCTCAATCTAATATCGACCTTGGTCTTCTTGCTCGCGATTGGCTTGCTCTACGGTGCTGCAGGGACTTTGAACCTCGCAGATTTGCACGCCAAAGCCGCACTGGTTCCGTCAGACACCAAAACCTTGCTCGCGGTACTGTTCCTATTCGCGTTTGCCATTAAAGCGGCGTTATTCCCCGTTTTTGCTTGGCTGCCTGCTTCTTACCATACGTTGCCAAGCGCAGTTGTCGCACTGTTTGCAGCGTTGCTCACCAAGGTTGGGGTGTACGCCTTAATCCGTGTGTTCACCTTGATTTTCCCGCTATCAGAAAGCGGTTGGCAGCCAACTTTGATGTGGGTGGCAGGGCTTACGATGTTAACTGGCGTATTGGGGGCAGCGAGCCAGTACGACATTAAAAAGATTCTCTCTTTCCATATCATCAGCCAGATTGGTTACATGATCATGGGATTGGCGATCTACACGCCGCTTGCCATTGCGGGTGCGATTTTCTACATCGTGCACCACATCATAGTGAAAGCAAATTTATTCCTGATTGGTGGCTTTATCGAGTGTAAATATGGCTCGGGCAATCTGGGGCAATTAGGCGGCGTTTACAAAGCCATGCCTTGGCTCGCTTTCTTGTTTCTCATTCCTGCCTTCTCTTTAGCGGGGTTTCCACCTTTGTCGGGTTTCTGGGGCAAGTTCCTTGTCATCAAATCTAGCTTGCAAACTGAGTTGTATTGGCTTGCTGGAGCCGCGCTGTTAGTGGGCCTGTTAACGGTGTTCTCGATGACCAAGATCTGGAACGAAGTATTTTGGAAAAAGCCCCTACAAACACTCAAAGCTCAGCCAATGAACAAGTACACAAAAGGATTGTATTGCGTGCCAATAGCCACATTGACCACCTTAAGTTTGATTATTGGTTTGGCTGCCGAGCCTTTTTACCAATTTGCAGAACTCGCCGCAGAGCAGCTGATAGAGCCACAAGCTTACGTAAAAGCGGTTCTTGGAGAGAGTGCGTTGGCTGACAGTGCAATATTTGACAGCGAAATAGCTGCACGAGTGGCATTGAATGCATCGGGAGGGAGTCAATGA
- the mbhE gene encoding hydrogen gas-evolving membrane-bound hydrogenase subunit E, which yields MIFPLLPMVIFVSLISWYEPGGVSWQAAWVPGLDVNLSFKLDGLSFLFACLISGIGALIQIYALAYLKGHSSRFSFHLYLTLFMLAMLGVVTSDNILLLFVFWELTTITSYLLIGFNHEKDKSRKNALQSLIVTGAGGLALLAGLILLGEMAGSYEISTIVAQSALIAQHEWFLPSLILILLGAFTKSAQFPFHFWLPNAMAAPTPVSAYLHSATMVKAGVYLLARVSPIYSHSEVWFYTLGIFGGFTAIWCALLALKQTDLKLMLAYSTNVALGKLVLLIGMGTELAMMAALLFILAHSFYKAALFMVVGNIDKATGTRDIRMLHGLKAVLVLSVIAAILAVLSKSGVPPLLGFLSKEYMYKSGLEVSVILTTIFLLVNVTMVALALALIVKPFFATYEGNPTPAKKVEASKGLWMPAMLLAIASVLAPLFGLGWINNNVVIPGVLSTLPDSAPQAAKLWQGVNLPLALSALTLLLGFVLYRIYPRLLVRWQRNVPVLPTAESIFDKIMSGMMRFAKWQTRLLQQKRLSHYVLLFFIVLAGLLLSSPLVVPQARFAALADISFYEISVALLLIGAALVCTFTTSRLLAVSALGVAGFMTTLVFMLYSAPDVAKTLLLVETLMVVFVVLLIRHIPCLLTVPQHSVRRRLLHGAIAVVIGMSVTALLINITAQPLDSTLADFFVENSVPGGHGRNIVNVILVDFRAFDTLGEVIVVVMAGIAAVSLLKTHYHKRNRIRSLIFATTAHIVAALMLVFSLYLLLRGHNEPGGGFIGALIAVIGFALLMFAESPKYVRDRLYYAPFSIALFGIFLSFVAGLMSFAFNLPFLTGLWWKDILPLGTPLIFDVGIYLAIIGGVMGMLLRVNEELE from the coding sequence ATGATCTTTCCTTTGCTGCCAATGGTCATTTTCGTCTCGCTCATTAGCTGGTATGAGCCAGGAGGCGTAAGTTGGCAAGCGGCTTGGGTTCCGGGTTTAGATGTTAACCTGAGCTTCAAGTTGGATGGCTTGTCTTTCCTATTTGCATGTTTGATCAGCGGTATCGGAGCGCTCATCCAGATTTACGCACTGGCTTACCTGAAGGGGCATTCGTCTCGATTCTCTTTCCACCTGTACTTAACGCTGTTCATGTTAGCCATGCTCGGGGTTGTCACGAGCGACAATATCCTGCTTCTTTTTGTGTTTTGGGAACTCACTACCATCACGTCGTATCTTTTGATCGGCTTTAATCACGAGAAAGACAAATCCCGCAAGAACGCATTGCAATCTCTCATTGTCACTGGCGCTGGTGGCTTAGCGTTATTAGCAGGTCTGATACTGCTGGGTGAAATGGCTGGCAGTTATGAGATAAGTACCATCGTCGCGCAAAGTGCGCTGATTGCACAACATGAATGGTTTTTGCCTTCGTTGATTTTGATCTTACTCGGTGCGTTTACTAAATCGGCGCAGTTTCCATTCCACTTCTGGTTACCTAATGCCATGGCAGCGCCAACGCCAGTGAGTGCCTATCTTCATTCTGCGACTATGGTGAAGGCTGGGGTGTACTTGCTTGCCCGTGTATCACCTATCTATTCACACAGCGAGGTTTGGTTTTACACGCTCGGCATTTTTGGTGGCTTTACCGCGATATGGTGCGCGTTGCTGGCCCTAAAGCAAACCGATTTGAAGCTGATGCTGGCGTACAGCACCAACGTCGCATTAGGTAAATTGGTGCTATTGATAGGCATGGGGACCGAGTTAGCAATGATGGCCGCGCTGCTGTTTATCTTGGCGCACTCGTTCTACAAAGCAGCGCTGTTTATGGTGGTAGGTAATATCGATAAAGCGACAGGAACGCGTGATATTCGAATGCTGCATGGTTTGAAAGCAGTCCTTGTACTCAGTGTTATAGCCGCAATTCTTGCCGTCTTGTCTAAATCAGGTGTACCACCGCTACTCGGGTTCTTGAGTAAAGAGTACATGTACAAATCCGGTCTAGAAGTGAGTGTCATCCTAACTACGATATTCCTTTTGGTTAACGTCACCATGGTGGCATTGGCGTTGGCGCTGATTGTTAAACCTTTCTTCGCGACGTATGAAGGTAATCCCACGCCAGCCAAGAAAGTGGAAGCTAGTAAAGGGTTATGGATGCCAGCAATGCTGCTTGCCATAGCCAGTGTGCTTGCGCCGTTATTTGGCTTAGGGTGGATCAACAACAACGTGGTTATTCCGGGTGTTTTGTCGACCTTGCCGGACTCAGCACCACAAGCAGCCAAGCTGTGGCAGGGCGTGAATCTACCGTTGGCGCTCAGCGCATTAACTTTGTTACTCGGCTTTGTTCTGTATCGAATCTACCCAAGGTTGTTGGTTAGGTGGCAGCGTAATGTTCCTGTGTTGCCAACAGCAGAATCCATTTTCGACAAAATCATGTCTGGCATGATGCGTTTTGCGAAATGGCAAACGCGATTATTGCAGCAAAAGCGCTTAAGCCATTATGTGTTGTTGTTCTTTATCGTGCTGGCTGGATTGCTGTTGAGCAGCCCGTTAGTGGTCCCCCAAGCTCGTTTTGCTGCATTAGCAGACATTAGTTTCTACGAGATCAGCGTTGCACTGCTTCTCATTGGGGCTGCCTTAGTCTGCACCTTTACCACGTCTCGTTTGCTGGCGGTCTCCGCCCTTGGCGTGGCGGGGTTTATGACCACCTTAGTCTTTATGCTTTACAGCGCGCCAGATGTGGCGAAAACCTTATTGTTGGTGGAAACCTTGATGGTTGTATTTGTGGTGCTCTTGATACGCCACATCCCATGTTTATTGACGGTGCCGCAACATTCTGTACGTCGAAGATTACTGCATGGGGCGATAGCGGTTGTGATTGGTATGTCGGTAACGGCGTTGTTAATAAACATTACCGCACAACCTTTAGATTCCACTCTGGCTGATTTCTTCGTAGAGAATAGCGTTCCCGGTGGGCATGGACGCAACATCGTCAACGTGATTTTGGTCGATTTCCGAGCCTTCGATACGTTAGGCGAGGTGATTGTGGTCGTAATGGCGGGTATCGCTGCGGTTAGCTTGTTGAAAACGCACTATCACAAACGCAACCGCATCCGTTCCCTTATCTTTGCGACTACCGCACACATCGTTGCAGCACTGATGTTGGTGTTCTCACTTTACCTTTTATTACGAGGTCACAACGAGCCGGGGGGCGGTTTTATTGGTGCGCTGATCGCTGTGATTGGCTTTGCGCTACTGATGTTTGCGGAATCGCCAAAGTATGTTCGTGACCGCTTGTATTACGCGCCATTTAGCATTGCTCTGTTTGGCATCTTCTTAAGCTTTGTGGCTGGCCTAATGAGCTTTGCTTTCAATTTGCCTTTCCTAACGGGGTTGTGGTGGAAAGACATTTTGCCACTAGGCACACCGCTGATATTCGATGTCGGCATCTACCTCGCCATTATAGGTGGCGTGATGGGCATGTTGCTGCGCGTGAATGAGGAGTTGGAGTGA
- a CDS encoding LacI family DNA-binding transcriptional regulator, producing MSAEKQTVTSKDVAKLAGVSQSTVSRVFVPGSSVSEKTKTKVFEAAKALNYRPNAFARSLTTNESKLIGLVFPDADYPIHMKTLQLISTELQKQGYSAVLIPWQVDDEDNHSIPNIFQYRVDGVIAASATFNKSLYEECEEFNIPIVQYARVVEGTKSSYVISDNYEAGQQAAQLLHESGVKNAVYLTGEVPTFTNDERQSGFCTEFEDLTGKTPRIIEASYDYASSLDKVRTMLADKNRPQAVFCATDNLAMAVMDIARIEFGLTIPQDLKVIGFDNIPQTEWLSYQLTTFRQDFRRLARECVKIIVDQINNKNSSLVKMMVPVKLIERSTT from the coding sequence ATGTCTGCTGAAAAACAAACCGTCACCTCCAAAGACGTCGCCAAGTTGGCTGGTGTCTCTCAATCTACTGTTTCACGCGTATTTGTTCCGGGAAGCAGCGTCTCTGAAAAGACAAAGACCAAGGTATTTGAAGCGGCAAAAGCACTCAATTATCGCCCAAATGCGTTTGCACGTAGCTTAACAACCAATGAATCGAAACTTATCGGCTTGGTCTTTCCCGACGCCGACTACCCTATTCATATGAAAACCCTCCAGCTCATTTCTACCGAGTTGCAAAAGCAGGGTTACTCTGCGGTATTGATTCCGTGGCAAGTGGATGACGAAGACAATCATTCGATTCCCAATATCTTCCAGTATCGTGTTGATGGCGTCATTGCCGCTTCTGCAACGTTTAATAAATCTTTGTACGAAGAGTGTGAAGAGTTCAATATCCCTATTGTTCAGTACGCGCGAGTCGTAGAGGGCACCAAGAGCAGTTATGTTATTAGTGACAACTACGAAGCAGGACAACAAGCCGCACAATTGCTGCACGAAAGTGGGGTAAAAAACGCAGTTTACCTAACTGGTGAAGTACCAACCTTTACCAACGACGAACGCCAAAGTGGCTTCTGCACAGAATTTGAAGATTTAACAGGTAAAACACCGCGCATCATCGAAGCAAGCTACGATTACGCGAGTTCACTTGATAAAGTGCGAACTATGCTGGCTGACAAGAATCGCCCTCAAGCTGTTTTTTGCGCAACCGATAACCTTGCAATGGCTGTTATGGATATCGCAAGGATTGAGTTCGGGTTAACCATTCCACAAGATCTCAAAGTCATTGGCTTCGATAATATCCCTCAAACGGAATGGTTGAGCTATCAATTGACGACTTTCCGACAAGACTTCCGCCGTTTAGCCCGTGAATGCGTAAAAATCATCGTTGATCAAATCAACAACAAAAACAGCAGCTTGGTAAAAATGATGGTGCCTGTGAAGCTCATTGAACGAAGCACGACATAA
- the mnhG gene encoding monovalent cation/H(+) antiporter subunit G: protein MDIIVGVLLCLGTLFTLIASLGILRMPDLYTRMHAATKAGTVGLASLLLAVAIAIPDITVISRVIGTMLFIFITAPVAAHLLGKATQESGYQIWRNNK, encoded by the coding sequence ATGGACATTATCGTAGGGGTTTTACTTTGTCTCGGAACCTTGTTTACGCTCATCGCGAGCCTTGGGATCTTGCGAATGCCCGATCTTTACACGCGAATGCACGCTGCAACCAAAGCCGGCACGGTGGGCTTGGCTTCGCTGTTATTGGCGGTGGCGATTGCGATACCGGATATCACGGTGATTTCACGAGTGATTGGCACAATGCTGTTTATCTTTATCACCGCACCAGTAGCGGCACACTTGCTGGGTAAGGCGACGCAAGAAAGTGGTTATCAAATCTGGAGAAACAACAAATAG
- a CDS encoding VF530 family DNA-binding protein encodes MMTDEERIELQRNNPLHGLKLETMLQELVDFYGWDILDTAMRFNCFNTKPSIASSVKYLKKTDWAREKLENFYLYRFKRMPRASAEEYNLPPRARTFPHGLEPKEPMHLTVDSILKSQAKAASAYKKRSPRGRPPRR; translated from the coding sequence ATGATGACTGACGAAGAGCGAATCGAACTGCAACGAAACAACCCACTGCATGGGTTAAAACTTGAAACAATGTTGCAAGAGTTGGTGGATTTTTATGGCTGGGACATTTTAGATACAGCAATGCGCTTCAACTGCTTTAACACAAAGCCTTCTATTGCAAGCAGCGTAAAGTATTTGAAGAAAACCGATTGGGCGCGAGAAAAGTTAGAAAACTTCTACCTCTACCGTTTTAAACGCATGCCACGCGCAAGTGCAGAGGAATATAACTTGCCGCCGAGAGCGCGTACGTTTCCTCATGGCCTTGAACCTAAGGAGCCAATGCACCTTACGGTAGACTCCATTTTGAAGTCGCAAGCCAAAGCGGCGTCAGCATACAAAAAACGCTCACCTCGTGGACGCCCACCACGTCGATAA
- a CDS encoding DEAD/DEAH box helicase: MTDKTQQATFADLGLIPTLVERLEELEYLQPTPIQSYAIPHVLEGKDFVGGANTGSGKTAAFSLPILQKILEQGDSNRSRGNFVSHLILVPTRELASQVAYNVKSYSYHLRDKVKTVAVFGGVSVNPQMLSLRGGSDIIVATPGRLLDLVSSNAIKLDQVKTLVLDEADRMLSLGFTDELNKILALLPEKKQTLLFSATFPEKVTTLAQHLLSDPVEVQLQSAEASTLVQRVFSVNKGEKTAVLAHLIKKHQWRQTLIFVNAKNACNHLAQKLSKRGITAEVFHGDKGQGARTRVLDGFKSGEIQVLIATDIAARGLDIEKLPVVINFDLPRSPADYMHRIGRSGRAGEVGLGLSLIDYDDYHHFKVIEKKNKFQLEREQVEGFEVEDDQSEAYFLPMKPRAKPEGTGKKKKKKRTE; the protein is encoded by the coding sequence ATGACAGATAAAACACAGCAAGCGACCTTTGCCGATCTCGGCCTGATTCCAACCTTAGTCGAACGACTTGAGGAGTTGGAGTATCTTCAGCCAACCCCAATTCAATCTTACGCCATTCCTCACGTACTTGAGGGCAAGGATTTTGTTGGTGGCGCTAATACCGGTTCTGGCAAAACTGCTGCGTTTTCGTTGCCTATCCTACAAAAGATTCTCGAGCAAGGTGATTCAAACCGCTCTCGCGGTAACTTCGTTTCACACCTTATTCTTGTCCCAACTCGTGAGCTAGCATCACAGGTTGCGTACAACGTGAAATCCTACTCGTACCACCTTCGAGATAAGGTAAAAACGGTGGCTGTATTTGGCGGTGTATCGGTGAATCCTCAAATGTTGTCCCTTCGTGGTGGGAGTGACATCATCGTCGCCACACCAGGTCGATTGCTTGATTTGGTTTCGAGTAATGCCATCAAGTTGGACCAAGTGAAAACGCTTGTTCTCGATGAAGCCGATCGTATGTTGAGCCTTGGGTTTACCGATGAGCTTAACAAGATTCTTGCGCTGCTTCCTGAGAAGAAACAAACACTGTTATTTTCCGCGACTTTCCCTGAAAAGGTGACCACCTTGGCTCAACACTTGTTGAGTGATCCCGTTGAAGTTCAGCTGCAAAGTGCCGAAGCAAGTACCTTGGTACAGCGCGTATTCAGTGTGAATAAAGGTGAGAAAACGGCGGTATTGGCGCATCTAATCAAAAAGCATCAATGGCGACAGACTTTGATTTTCGTGAATGCGAAGAACGCCTGTAATCACTTGGCTCAAAAACTGTCAAAACGTGGTATCACCGCGGAAGTGTTCCACGGCGACAAAGGGCAAGGTGCTCGTACTCGTGTTCTTGATGGCTTTAAGTCGGGTGAGATTCAAGTGCTGATTGCGACAGATATTGCAGCGCGCGGTCTCGACATCGAGAAGTTACCCGTGGTGATTAACTTTGATCTTCCGCGCAGTCCAGCTGACTATATGCATCGCATTGGACGAAGTGGTCGTGCAGGTGAAGTTGGTCTTGGTTTGTCTTTGATTGATTATGATGATTATCATCATTTCAAAGTGATCGAAAAGAAGAATAAGTTTCAGCTTGAGCGCGAGCAGGTTGAAGGGTTTGAGGTTGAAGACGATCAAAGTGAAGCTTACTTCCTGCCTATGAAGCCACGTGCCAAGCCTGAAGGTACAGGCAAAAAGAAGAAGAAAAAGCGCACTGAATAG
- a CDS encoding universal stress protein: MRRFENILFATQGLPGHSEALGQAISIAASNRVPVSGLIACPDFPNTLFQYQQSYEHSLHESLQQSVKNLREHYNISPEQVPFPLRVKGSEQPAVCIIQEAIAHHHDLIIKEAEPLSEGAEGFKAIDMTLLRKCPCPVWLHRPASKPRDKRRIAVAVDPMAVGDEQQALSRRLLELSRSIADTCDSRLHIISCWEYYLENYLDNHVWIQVEDSQLSEDISKAKTKHEQALKRLIEDSGISGELVIHHLHGKPDDKIPECVNDTEIDVLVMGTLARTGISGFVIGNTAENILQSINCSLVAMKPEGFVSPIT, encoded by the coding sequence ATGAGACGATTCGAGAACATACTTTTTGCCACACAGGGATTGCCGGGGCACAGCGAAGCATTGGGTCAAGCGATCAGTATAGCCGCCAGTAATCGCGTTCCGGTTTCAGGACTTATCGCCTGTCCCGATTTTCCAAATACGCTTTTTCAGTACCAACAAAGCTATGAACACTCTCTGCACGAATCACTTCAGCAGAGCGTGAAAAATCTGCGAGAGCACTACAACATTTCACCAGAACAGGTTCCATTTCCATTGCGAGTGAAAGGAAGTGAACAACCAGCGGTTTGCATTATCCAAGAGGCGATTGCTCACCACCATGACCTGATCATCAAAGAGGCGGAACCACTCAGTGAAGGGGCTGAAGGTTTTAAAGCGATCGACATGACGCTACTGCGCAAGTGCCCTTGTCCGGTTTGGCTTCATCGCCCGGCATCTAAACCCAGAGATAAAAGGCGCATTGCCGTTGCGGTGGACCCGATGGCGGTTGGTGATGAGCAACAAGCACTTTCGCGTCGATTGCTGGAACTGTCTCGTTCGATTGCGGACACCTGTGATAGCCGGTTACACATTATTTCCTGTTGGGAATATTATTTGGAGAATTACCTCGACAACCATGTTTGGATCCAAGTGGAAGATTCACAGTTGTCGGAAGATATTTCAAAAGCAAAAACAAAGCACGAACAAGCATTAAAAAGGTTAATTGAGGATTCTGGTATTTCTGGTGAGTTGGTGATTCACCACTTGCATGGCAAACCAGATGATAAAATTCCAGAGTGTGTTAATGACACTGAAATAGATGTTTTGGTTATGGGGACTTTAGCCCGAACTGGTATTTCTGGCTTTGTGATCGGTAATACTGCCGAGAACATTCTCCAATCGATCAATTGCTCCCTAGTCGCCATGAAGCCAGAGGGCTTTGTCTCTCCCATTACGTAA
- a CDS encoding cation:proton antiporter, translated as MSITFAYIGLLLSVVMAFIRLILGPTLADRVIALDLISFVTVGFIAVYTLDSGQQSLLDIAITLGLVAFLGTIAFARLIFKRKGEV; from the coding sequence ATGAGCATCACATTCGCTTATATTGGTTTGTTGCTCAGCGTCGTGATGGCATTCATTCGTTTGATTCTTGGTCCAACCTTGGCCGATAGAGTGATAGCGCTTGATCTGATTTCATTCGTAACAGTGGGCTTTATCGCCGTTTATACCTTAGATAGTGGACAACAATCCTTGTTGGATATTGCTATTACACTCGGTTTAGTGGCTTTCCTTGGGACGATTGCGTTTGCAAGGTTGATCTTCAAAAGAAAAGGAGAAGTGTAA
- a CDS encoding Na+/H+ antiporter subunit E: MIYLFLNLFLALAWMLLNGNYTSIDFIIGFIVGFFALRLSQPFGLKTSYFRRFHALIGLFLFFCYEMVISVARVVWDVVTPTHLSDPDIVYVPLDVESDLEISLLANMVSLTPGSLSLDVTPDKQHMVVHAMFAPEHEKVIREIKDGLEKRILEVTRG; this comes from the coding sequence ATGATTTATCTTTTTTTGAATTTGTTTCTCGCTCTAGCATGGATGCTACTAAACGGTAACTACACCAGTATCGATTTCATTATCGGTTTCATTGTTGGCTTTTTCGCTCTACGTCTTAGCCAGCCGTTTGGGTTGAAAACCAGTTACTTCCGTCGTTTCCACGCGTTGATAGGTCTTTTTCTATTCTTCTGTTATGAGATGGTGATTTCGGTGGCTAGAGTTGTTTGGGACGTGGTCACGCCAACCCATTTGAGTGACCCAGACATTGTTTATGTACCGTTAGATGTTGAGTCAGATTTAGAGATCTCGTTGCTCGCCAACATGGTTTCACTGACTCCGGGAAGCTTGAGCTTAGATGTCACGCCAGATAAGCAACACATGGTGGTGCATGCGATGTTTGCCCCCGAACACGAAAAGGTAATTCGAGAAATCAAAGACGGCTTAGAAAAACGGATTTTGGAGGTGACGCGTGGCTGA
- a CDS encoding nuclear transport factor 2 family protein — MSKYQEAKRIVRNYFDAMENATHENVAEVLKAHTSEDYLWRGVYPFREQEGAQAAADVFWSPLMKSMTRMQRRQDIFIGGENEVTSGEIWVMSMGHFMGLFDAEYLGMRPTGKIMNIRYAEFNCVENGKITKTGLFLDLLGVMDQAGCYPLPPSTGKHFVYPGPRNHDGLLFEDAAPEEGVATLALVNKMVDDLSALNDSGAMGCPPEVLEKSWSKDMIWYGPCGIGASYTIPRYQQQHQLPFRNNLKDKKFNGHVCRFAEGNFSCFFGWPNLSNTPIGGFLGMTGGEVRADMQVVDVYYRDGDKLSENWVLIDLPYWLKQQGLDVFERTSSILNPSL; from the coding sequence ATGTCTAAATATCAAGAAGCTAAGCGTATTGTTCGCAACTACTTCGACGCTATGGAAAACGCGACTCACGAGAACGTAGCTGAAGTTCTTAAAGCGCATACGTCTGAAGATTACCTATGGCGCGGTGTTTATCCATTCCGTGAGCAAGAAGGCGCTCAAGCAGCAGCTGACGTGTTCTGGTCTCCTCTAATGAAATCAATGACACGTATGCAGCGTCGCCAAGACATCTTCATCGGTGGCGAAAACGAAGTCACTTCTGGTGAAATCTGGGTAATGAGCATGGGTCACTTCATGGGTCTGTTCGACGCTGAATACCTAGGCATGCGCCCAACAGGCAAGATCATGAACATCCGCTACGCAGAATTTAACTGTGTTGAAAATGGCAAGATCACTAAGACTGGCCTATTCCTGGATTTACTAGGTGTGATGGATCAAGCGGGTTGTTACCCATTGCCGCCGTCAACAGGTAAGCATTTCGTCTACCCTGGGCCTCGTAACCATGATGGCCTACTGTTTGAAGACGCAGCACCAGAAGAAGGCGTAGCAACACTGGCACTTGTGAACAAGATGGTTGATGACCTATCTGCACTCAACGACAGCGGCGCAATGGGCTGCCCACCAGAAGTACTAGAGAAGAGCTGGTCTAAAGACATGATCTGGTACGGCCCGTGTGGTATCGGCGCGTCTTACACCATTCCTCGCTACCAACAGCAGCACCAATTGCCGTTCCGCAACAACCTAAAAGACAAGAAGTTTAACGGCCACGTGTGTCGCTTCGCTGAAGGTAACTTCTCTTGTTTCTTTGGCTGGCCAAACCTATCTAACACGCCAATCGGTGGTTTCCTAGGTATGACGGGCGGCGAAGTTCGTGCAGACATGCAAGTCGTTGACGTTTACTACCGTGACGGTGACAAGCTGTCTGAGAACTGGGTACTGATCGACCTACCATACTGGTTAAAACAGCAAGGTCTAGATGTGTTCGAGCGCACATCAAGCATCCTAAACCCATCACTATAG